The Deltaproteobacteria bacterium genomic interval GTGGGCACCAGCAGTTTGCGGCGCCAGACCCAGCTCATGGCCCAGCGCCGGGATCTGGAAATCGTGTCCCTGCGCGGCAATCTGGACACCCGCGTTGGCAAGCTCATGAATGGCGAGTTCGAGGCCATTGTCGTGGCCATGGCCGGTCTGCGCCGATTGGGCTTGTCCGCTCCGCACATGCAGGAACTGGCCCCGCCCACGTTTTATCCGGCCGTGGCCCAGGGCGCCCTGGGCATCGAGTTTCGGGACGATCGGCCGGAACTCGATGCCATGCTCGCCTTTCTGGATCACGCTCCCTCCAGGATCTGCGTCGAAGCCGAGCGGGCGTTTCTTTTTGGCCTGGATGGCGGCTGCCAGGTGCCCATTGCCGGTTTCGCGACCCTGACCGATTCCCACGTCCACATGACCGGTCTGGTTGCCGACCTGTGCGGGGAGAAACTCATCCGCAAGGAGGCCCACGGCCCGGCGGCCGAGGCCAGGGATCTTGGAGCGCGCGTGGCCAGGGAAGTCCTGGCCGCTGGCGGACAGGCTATCCTGGACCAGGTCTACCAAGGCGGACCGCGCGTGTAGCGTCGCTTCGAGGCGAACCAATCCGGGGCGGACGGAGCAATCCGTCCGCTTTTTTTCGGTGACGGATCAGTTTCCGACGTGGACAGGCCACGAGGACCGCGCCCAGGGCGCGTCCCTCGACCGGAGCCAGTGTCGCGCGTCAAGGATTACTCATGACCACTCGCAGAATCGTGCTGGCCATTTCCGGTGCCAGCGGCATGATCCACGCTTTTTCCCTGGCCAGGGCTCTGCGCGCCGTTTCCGGCCTGGAGGTGCACGGCATCATTTCCGATGGCGCCAGGCAGGTCCTGCGCCATGAACTCGGCACGGACGGGGCGGAGCTGGAAGCCTGTTTTCATTATCTTCACGATCCCGCCAATGTCGCCGCTCCTCCGGCCAGCGGCTCCTGGCCGCACCAGGGCATGATCGTCTGCCCCTGTTCCATGGCCAGTCTGGCCGCCATTGCCTGCGGAGTGGGCTCCAATCTGCTGCACCGGGCCGCCGACGTGACCCTGAAGGAACGTCGGCCGCTTATCCTGGTGCCGCGCGAAACGCCACTGCATGAAATTCATCTGCGCAACATGCTCCGCGCCCAGCGCGCCGGGGCCGTCATCATGCCGCCATGTCCGGGTTTTTACCATCGCCCGGAGACCCTCGACGCCCTGGTGGCCCAATTTTCCGGTCGCGTTTTGGAACAGCTTGGCCTGGATCATGACCTGTATGCCCGTTGGGGCGGACCGGTGGCCTGAAGGCGCCCCTCTTTCCTTTTTTCAGTTTGGCATTATTGTCGAGCTGGGGAATACCCGGGCACAAGGAGCAACATCATGACCGCGAGCGACGAGCGCCGGCAATACGACCGCGAACACAGGACAAACACGGTTCGATACAGTTATTTGGGCAGCGAGGATTATCATGAGGCCCGCTTGATCAACCGGGGCAGTGGCGGATTGTGCATGGTGACCTGAGGGTGTCCAGAATTATGTGTAAACGCCTTCCTAAAATTCGATCATTCTGTCCTCGAATTGGATGCTGAATCTGGTCAGCGCGGCCTTCCAGTCC includes:
- a CDS encoding hydroxymethylbilane synthase; this translates as MLHTICIATRGSKLALWQAHHISDLLRAQYPGLVVELKIIKTQGDKILDVPLAKIGGKGLFVKEIEEALLLREADIAVHSMKDVPAELPTGLKLGIIPEREVPTDCFLSVHHASVASLPAGARVGTSSLRRQTQLMAQRRDLEIVSLRGNLDTRVGKLMNGEFEAIVVAMAGLRRLGLSAPHMQELAPPTFYPAVAQGALGIEFRDDRPELDAMLAFLDHAPSRICVEAERAFLFGLDGGCQVPIAGFATLTDSHVHMTGLVADLCGEKLIRKEAHGPAAEARDLGARVAREVLAAGGQAILDQVYQGGPRV
- a CDS encoding UbiX family flavin prenyltransferase, whose translation is MTTRRIVLAISGASGMIHAFSLARALRAVSGLEVHGIISDGARQVLRHELGTDGAELEACFHYLHDPANVAAPPASGSWPHQGMIVCPCSMASLAAIACGVGSNLLHRAADVTLKERRPLILVPRETPLHEIHLRNMLRAQRAGAVIMPPCPGFYHRPETLDALVAQFSGRVLEQLGLDHDLYARWGGPVA